A window of Pyrobaculum aerophilum str. IM2 contains these coding sequences:
- a CDS encoding FAD binding domain-containing protein has translation MRPPYPRHFKYIKANSVEEALQYVEEGYRPLAGGQSISTLLKLGVVAHEGLVDIFELDELRYIREEEKLKIGALLTHNDVAMHETVVRWAPALSLAAWHIADLQVRNRGTIGGSLAHADPAANYPAVLAALNAEVAVRRKKGVYIYPISQFIKGPYETEAEDGLVVEIAVPKWSRQGVVVYKRRGASYPSLIIAVAAEEENGVVTKSRIAVGGLYTRPVVLEGALDGLTPAEAKDRADKIAAEMPEGEPYDDPHMKYDEKRRLLPIFMSKALAQLSGRAEWTLPKKREVEKWRGSGGNSAWINGGEFIIDAEPRRLLIDFLREKGFKEVKRGCDEGRCGACTVLLDGRAVKSCTIFAVQAAGHRVETVRSLQRGGQLHPVQKAFLEEYAMQCGYCTHGFIMAAVDYLRIDPQARDDVLKLSVKNICRCTGYLNIIKAIKKASVYLQSK, from the coding sequence CAGTCCATCTCCACGTTGTTAAAACTCGGCGTAGTTGCGCACGAGGGGCTGGTGGACATCTTTGAACTAGACGAGTTGCGCTATATACGCGAGGAGGAGAAGCTGAAAATAGGCGCTTTACTTACGCACAACGACGTAGCGATGCACGAGACCGTGGTGAGGTGGGCCCCTGCCCTCTCCTTGGCCGCGTGGCATATAGCAGATCTCCAGGTGAGAAATAGGGGAACTATCGGGGGCTCCCTAGCCCACGCAGACCCCGCGGCTAATTACCCGGCGGTGTTAGCCGCATTAAACGCAGAAGTAGCCGTGAGGAGGAAAAAAGGCGTTTACATATATCCCATCTCCCAGTTTATTAAAGGCCCCTACGAGACGGAGGCCGAGGACGGGTTAGTCGTCGAGATAGCCGTGCCTAAGTGGAGCAGACAGGGCGTAGTGGTGTATAAGAGGAGGGGCGCCTCCTATCCCAGTCTGATAATAGCCGTAGCCGCCGAGGAGGAAAACGGCGTTGTGACAAAATCAAGGATAGCAGTAGGCGGCTTGTACACAAGGCCCGTGGTGCTGGAGGGGGCGCTGGACGGCTTAACGCCGGCCGAGGCCAAGGATAGGGCTGATAAAATCGCCGCTGAAATGCCAGAAGGCGAGCCGTACGACGATCCCCATATGAAATACGATGAGAAGAGAAGGCTTTTGCCTATTTTTATGTCAAAAGCCTTGGCCCAGCTCTCGGGGAGGGCCGAGTGGACTTTGCCTAAAAAGAGGGAGGTGGAGAAGTGGAGGGGCTCGGGGGGAAACTCCGCGTGGATAAACGGCGGGGAGTTCATAATTGACGCGGAGCCGAGGAGACTGCTTATTGACTTCCTTAGGGAAAAGGGATTTAAAGAGGTAAAACGGGGGTGCGACGAGGGCCGTTGCGGCGCGTGCACAGTGCTATTAGACGGACGCGCCGTTAAGTCTTGTACTATCTTCGCAGTACAAGCCGCGGGGCATAGAGTGGAGACCGTGCGCTCCTTACAGCGCGGGGGGCAGTTGCACCCAGTTCAAAAGGCGTTTCTCGAAGAGTACGCCATGCAGTGCGGTTACTGCACCCACGGCTTTATAATGGCCGCTGTGGACTACTTGAGAATAGACCCGCAGGCGAGAGACGACGTCTTGAAGCTCTCTGTAAAAAATATATGTAGATGTACAGGCTATTTAAATATAATTAAAGCTATTAAAAAAGCCTCTGTATATTTACAATCTAAGTAA